The following proteins are encoded in a genomic region of Reichenbachiella sp.:
- the gcvT gene encoding glycine cleavage system aminomethyltransferase GcvT translates to MDIKKIALNDLHESLGGKMVPFAGYNMPVRYSSDKEEHIQVRESVGVFDVSHMGEFLLEGPKALDLIQRVSSNDASKLEDGQAQYSCLPNEDGGIVDDLIIYRMAEGKYFLVVNASNIEKDWNWISKYNTEGVKMTNLSDEYSLFAVQGPKAVETLQKLTDVDLSEIKFYTFVEGKIAGVDDVIISATGYTGAGGFELYIKNKDAEAVWKKVFEAGEEFGILPIGLGARDTLRLEMGYCLYGNDITDTTSPLEAGLGWVTKFTKEFTNSANLAKQKEEGVTRRLVGFIMEDKGIPRGHYEIADADGNIIGEVTSGTMSPLMGVGIGLGYVKVGHHKADSEIYIQVRNKSLKAIVTKLPLYKK, encoded by the coding sequence ATGGATATCAAAAAAATAGCCCTAAATGACCTCCACGAATCTCTTGGTGGAAAAATGGTCCCATTTGCTGGATACAATATGCCAGTACGATATAGCTCAGACAAAGAAGAGCATATTCAAGTACGTGAAAGCGTAGGTGTATTTGATGTTTCTCACATGGGAGAATTTCTCCTTGAGGGGCCAAAAGCCTTAGATCTTATACAAAGAGTAAGCAGTAATGATGCTTCAAAATTAGAAGATGGTCAGGCACAATATTCTTGTTTGCCTAACGAAGATGGTGGAATTGTAGATGACTTGATTATCTACCGAATGGCGGAGGGAAAATACTTCCTTGTTGTCAACGCCTCTAATATCGAAAAAGACTGGAACTGGATTTCAAAATACAATACAGAGGGAGTAAAAATGACTAACCTCTCTGACGAGTATTCTCTATTCGCTGTACAAGGACCTAAGGCAGTAGAAACCTTACAAAAGTTAACAGATGTAGATTTGAGTGAGATCAAATTCTATACGTTTGTTGAAGGTAAGATCGCTGGAGTTGATGATGTGATCATCTCTGCCACTGGCTATACGGGCGCCGGAGGTTTCGAATTATACATCAAAAACAAAGATGCCGAAGCGGTATGGAAGAAGGTATTTGAAGCGGGCGAAGAATTTGGCATTCTACCTATCGGTCTTGGAGCCAGAGATACCTTGAGACTAGAAATGGGCTATTGCCTATATGGAAATGACATTACAGATACTACATCACCTCTTGAAGCAGGCTTAGGCTGGGTGACCAAGTTCACTAAAGAGTTTACAAACTCAGCAAATCTTGCTAAGCAAAAAGAAGAAGGCGTTACTCGAAGATTGGTTGGTTTCATTATGGAAGACAAAGGAATTCCAAGAGGGCATTATGAAATAGCTGATGCAGATGGAAACATCATTGGTGAAGTTACCTCAGGAACGATGTCTCCTTTAATGGGTGTAGGCATTGGCTTGGGTTACGTGAAAGTAGGGCATCACAAGGCTGATTCTGAAATTTACATCCAGGTTAGAAATAAGTCACTCAAAGCCATAGTCACTAAATTACCACTTTATAAAAAATAG
- a CDS encoding SDR family NAD(P)-dependent oxidoreductase — MKKIAFVTGATSGIGEAIARALAPEYTLIICGRRVKRLKSLADELSKITDVRTLSFDVSDAQAVNEAVNSLPTEWQNIQVLVNNAGNAHGRAPIHEGDLEDWDAMIDGNLKGLLYVTRAISPGMVERKSGDIINIGSIAGKEVYPDGNVYCASKFGVDAATNGMRMDLNPYGIRVIGIHPGLVETEFSMVRFKGDENKSESVYKGITPLYAEDIAETVKFVVGRPPHVTIADITIFPTAQASSTIVNRQS; from the coding sequence ATGAAAAAAATTGCCTTTGTTACCGGAGCAACTTCTGGAATTGGTGAAGCTATCGCCAGAGCACTAGCACCTGAATACACCCTAATTATTTGTGGTCGTAGAGTGAAACGACTCAAAAGTCTAGCAGATGAGCTAAGTAAAATTACAGATGTTCGAACTTTATCCTTTGACGTATCTGATGCTCAAGCTGTAAATGAAGCAGTGAACTCACTTCCAACCGAGTGGCAAAATATCCAGGTTTTGGTAAACAATGCTGGTAATGCGCATGGCAGGGCGCCTATTCATGAGGGAGATTTGGAAGATTGGGATGCCATGATAGATGGCAATCTAAAAGGACTCTTGTATGTAACTCGGGCCATATCTCCAGGTATGGTCGAAAGAAAATCTGGTGATATTATCAATATTGGTTCCATTGCAGGTAAAGAGGTGTACCCTGATGGAAATGTGTATTGTGCATCCAAATTTGGAGTGGATGCAGCTACCAATGGTATGCGAATGGATTTGAACCCCTATGGTATTAGAGTTATAGGTATCCATCCAGGATTAGTCGAAACAGAATTCTCGATGGTTCGCTTTAAGGGTGATGAGAATAAAAGTGAAAGTGTCTATAAAGGCATTACGCCTCTATACGCGGAGGACATTGCGGAGACTGTAAAATTTGTAGTAGGGCGGCCGCCTCATGTCACCATTGCTGATATTACGATTTTCCCAACGGCTCAGGCCAGCAGTACCATTGTTAATCGTCAATCCTAG
- a CDS encoding deoxyguanosinetriphosphate triphosphohydrolase, translated as MMDWKRLMSSARIGDNKENKNTNPLRSDFEIDYDRIIFSGPFRNLQDKTQVFPLPDQDFVHTRLTHSLEVSSVGKSLGKNVGASVIEKNADLSYLTPYDFGAVVGAAALAHDVGNPPFGHSGEQAISDYFLHNSKAQKFKALVSPEQWNDLIRFEGNAQGFRLLTKNQKQGLRLTFATLAAFTKYPCSSTLPNRDKSRKSQKKYGYFKAEESVFCQVANHLGLIQFDENENIYARHPLAFLVEAADDICYSIIDLEDGFGLGLVTYEEARDFLAEILGDHYYPEKLENIVSDKEKIGVLRAVAINTLIHQTSEVFMAHEEQILNGSFDKALTDLIPAADTLERLSSFSVKRIYQSRQVLEKEAAGFEVIDGLLESFIEAVFCKFYDEKNYSGRHKSVYRLLPSEIQFKLDWAKSPYESFLEITDYISGMTDSSAVKQFRIMKGISLA; from the coding sequence ATGATGGACTGGAAGCGTTTGATGTCATCAGCAAGAATTGGTGATAATAAAGAGAACAAAAACACAAATCCTCTTCGAAGTGATTTTGAAATCGATTATGATCGAATCATTTTTAGTGGCCCATTTAGGAATCTGCAGGATAAAACCCAGGTTTTTCCTCTGCCAGATCAGGATTTTGTACATACCCGATTGACCCATAGTTTGGAAGTTTCCAGCGTTGGGAAATCGTTGGGTAAGAATGTAGGAGCGTCAGTGATTGAAAAAAACGCTGACTTGTCTTACCTGACTCCTTATGATTTTGGAGCCGTGGTTGGCGCTGCTGCCTTAGCGCATGACGTGGGCAATCCACCATTTGGTCACTCTGGAGAGCAGGCTATCTCAGATTACTTTCTTCACAACAGCAAAGCTCAGAAGTTCAAAGCGCTCGTGTCGCCAGAACAATGGAATGATTTGATTCGATTTGAAGGCAATGCACAGGGCTTTAGACTATTGACAAAAAATCAAAAGCAAGGACTAAGGTTGACATTTGCAACCTTGGCTGCTTTTACAAAATACCCCTGTTCTTCTACTCTTCCGAACCGGGACAAGTCAAGAAAAAGCCAAAAAAAATACGGCTACTTCAAAGCTGAAGAAAGCGTGTTTTGCCAAGTGGCTAATCATTTGGGATTGATTCAGTTTGATGAAAATGAGAATATCTATGCCAGACACCCGCTAGCTTTTTTAGTGGAGGCCGCAGATGATATCTGCTATAGCATTATCGATTTGGAGGATGGTTTTGGTTTAGGTCTGGTGACTTATGAAGAAGCTAGAGATTTCCTGGCGGAGATATTGGGAGATCATTATTATCCTGAGAAACTAGAAAACATTGTTAGTGACAAGGAGAAAATTGGTGTACTCAGAGCAGTGGCCATCAACACGCTCATTCATCAAACCTCTGAAGTGTTTATGGCACACGAAGAACAGATTCTTAATGGATCATTTGACAAGGCACTTACTGACCTAATACCTGCTGCGGATACACTGGAAAGACTAAGTTCTTTTTCGGTCAAGAGAATATATCAAAGCAGACAAGTCTTGGAAAAGGAAGCAGCGGGATTTGAGGTGATAGACGGTCTATTGGAGTCGTTTATAGAAGCTGTTTTTTGTAAGTTTTATGATGAAAAAAATTATTCGGGGAGACATAAAAGTGTTTATCGTTTGTTGCCATCTGAGATTCAATTCAAATTAGATTGGGCAAAAAGTCCATACGAGTCTTTTTTGGAAATCACAGATTATATATCTGGCATGACCGATAGTTCGGCTGTCAAACAATTTAGAATTATGAAAGGAATAAGCTTGGCTTAA
- the hslV gene encoding ATP-dependent protease subunit HslV produces MSKFPKIKSTTVCAIKHNGQVAIGADGQATLGNTVAKSNVKKIRKLQDGKIVTGFAGSTADAFTLLERMDEKLNSYGGNMKRAAIELAKDWRMDRYLRRLEAMLIVADKDEILVVSGTGDVLEPDNDIAVIGSGSMYAQSAALALKKHASQLSAEEMVRESLNIAADICIYTNHNLVVEKVD; encoded by the coding sequence ATGTCGAAATTCCCAAAAATAAAATCAACCACCGTCTGTGCGATCAAACACAATGGACAAGTAGCCATTGGCGCCGATGGACAAGCCACACTTGGTAATACAGTTGCGAAAAGCAACGTCAAAAAAATCAGGAAGCTACAAGATGGCAAAATAGTAACCGGTTTTGCTGGTTCTACCGCAGACGCTTTTACGCTGTTAGAGCGTATGGATGAAAAGCTCAACTCCTACGGTGGCAATATGAAAAGAGCTGCCATCGAATTAGCAAAAGACTGGCGCATGGATCGGTATCTACGTAGATTGGAAGCCATGTTGATTGTAGCTGACAAAGACGAAATATTGGTCGTATCGGGTACTGGCGATGTATTAGAACCGGATAATGACATAGCTGTTATCGGCTCGGGAAGCATGTATGCTCAATCTGCCGCATTGGCATTAAAAAAGCATGCCAGTCAACTGTCTGCTGAAGAAATGGTTCGAGAAAGTCTGAATATCGCAGCTGATATCTGTATCTATACCAATCACAATTTGGTGGTAGAAAAGGTAGATTAA
- a CDS encoding 2-phosphosulfolactate phosphatase gives MKRNIDVCLSPELIGLYDLEGKIVVVVDILRATSVMVTAMAHGAKEIIPVATLDEAKSYLEKGLLCAAERGGAQVDGFPLDNSPFSYMNEEIKGQPIVITTTNGTLAITKSTSADEVLVGAFLNIKAIADYITKQDKDVIVHCAGWKGKTNMEDTLFAGALVELLEQSHDLACDTAHLSLKYYQSVKDNLFETVKNSAHAKRLNKLHVIKDIEFCVQQSIYDLVPVLRGDKLVPAN, from the coding sequence TTGAAAAGAAATATAGACGTTTGCCTCTCTCCAGAACTCATAGGGTTATATGATCTGGAAGGAAAAATAGTAGTTGTAGTTGATATTCTAAGAGCCACTTCGGTTATGGTCACAGCCATGGCGCATGGAGCAAAAGAAATCATACCGGTAGCTACACTTGATGAGGCAAAGTCATATTTAGAAAAAGGCCTTTTGTGCGCCGCAGAACGAGGCGGCGCACAAGTAGATGGCTTTCCTTTGGATAATTCACCGTTCAGTTATATGAACGAAGAAATCAAAGGTCAACCTATCGTAATCACCACAACTAATGGCACATTGGCCATTACTAAATCTACTTCGGCTGATGAAGTGCTAGTAGGGGCATTCTTGAACATCAAAGCAATTGCTGATTATATCACCAAGCAAGACAAAGATGTGATCGTACACTGTGCTGGATGGAAAGGTAAAACCAACATGGAAGACACGCTGTTTGCAGGTGCTCTCGTTGAGTTGCTAGAGCAATCTCACGACTTAGCGTGCGATACGGCTCATCTTTCTTTGAAATATTACCAGTCCGTCAAAGACAACCTCTTTGAAACTGTTAAAAATTCGGCGCATGCCAAAAGACTAAACAAACTGCATGTAATCAAAGACATTGAGTTTTGCGTCCAGCAAAGCATTTATGATCTTGTACCTGTCCTTAGAGGAGATAAATTAGTTCCGGCTAATTAA
- a CDS encoding DUF4783 domain-containing protein, which translates to MKKSLLLAIALIIGIASYGQSTTENVKLALNAGSAKELIKYFNEVTELKIDDSGANYSRIQAESVLRDFFQQNQVENFDYIHKGASPEGLKYNIGMYNAKSGTFRVVILLKEIKGQYVVDTMNFNKE; encoded by the coding sequence ATGAAAAAGTCTCTTCTTTTGGCCATTGCCCTAATCATCGGGATAGCCAGTTATGGGCAGTCAACCACGGAAAATGTGAAACTTGCCTTAAACGCCGGTAGCGCAAAGGAGCTCATCAAATATTTTAATGAGGTAACTGAATTGAAAATTGACGATTCGGGGGCAAACTATAGTCGAATACAGGCAGAATCGGTACTAAGGGACTTTTTTCAGCAAAACCAAGTTGAAAATTTCGATTACATACATAAAGGCGCTTCTCCTGAAGGGCTGAAATACAATATTGGCATGTATAACGCCAAGTCTGGGACCTTTCGTGTTGTCATTTTACTCAAGGAGATCAAAGGACAATATGTGGTGGACACGATGAATTTTAATAAAGAGTAA
- a CDS encoding outer membrane beta-barrel protein, translating to MKKLILSIIIISFSEQLSAQSPSNVPVGEFWIGLQFAVPVGTFADEIDRNLGYGGNLGGVWNPSKVNNFFQVGLDLGINYMGKDKTEISGLPLKTTATLITTHLMTRLRVQTDSHIKPYVDLLGGGKFFSTTTKYNNDLFDTLFDIEDESVFADQTKGVWSYGAGLGFSFRKQAFGADLRVLYLASGPMEYISPKNLRQDDFGDFYYEHQEISRTHMVFPQLSISFDL from the coding sequence ATGAAGAAACTGATACTATCTATCATTATCATTTCATTTTCAGAACAACTCTCTGCCCAAAGTCCGTCTAATGTTCCTGTTGGAGAATTTTGGATAGGATTGCAGTTTGCTGTGCCTGTTGGCACTTTCGCCGATGAAATAGACAGAAACCTTGGTTACGGAGGTAATTTGGGTGGGGTTTGGAATCCATCAAAAGTCAATAATTTTTTCCAAGTGGGTCTGGATTTGGGAATCAACTATATGGGGAAGGATAAGACTGAAATTAGCGGGCTTCCTCTCAAGACTACAGCCACATTAATTACGACTCATCTGATGACACGATTGAGAGTGCAAACCGATTCACATATCAAACCTTATGTTGATCTTTTGGGTGGCGGAAAATTTTTCTCAACTACTACTAAATACAACAACGATCTTTTCGATACGCTTTTTGATATTGAGGATGAGTCTGTTTTTGCAGATCAGACTAAAGGTGTTTGGAGCTATGGCGCTGGATTAGGTTTTTCATTTCGCAAACAAGCCTTTGGAGCTGATTTAAGGGTTTTATATCTGGCGAGTGGTCCTATGGAATATATTTCACCTAAAAATTTAAGACAGGATGATTTTGGAGACTTCTATTATGAACATCAGGAAATTAGTAGAACCCACATGGTCTTTCCTCAATTGAGTATCAGTTTTGATCTTTGA
- a CDS encoding DUF4407 domain-containing protein: MNKLERFFCYCSGASLTLLNRCPSEKSKYVGMGATVFFTGLLAAISSAYAMYFVFDQIVWPIVFGLVWGLMIFNLDRFIVLSMRKSHESKEYIQAIPRMILAILIALVISKPLELKVFEKEIATELGLIKQELLASNEKAIESRYSAKTDSLKSEREMLNGAIEKKEIIRNELLDIARQEADGTGGSGKVNPGPIYQIKKRNADQAQAELDELIAKNESVEQQIDAELKQLDLSMKNDLNQIEVNNINGISFQLTALNRLGGKYDTIYYANVFIILLFIMLEIAPIMAKLISPRGPYDDLLEVHEKHFESYRKEKVYKSDKRVEEYIMTQVN; encoded by the coding sequence ATGAATAAACTCGAACGATTTTTTTGCTATTGCTCAGGAGCTTCGTTGACGCTTCTCAATAGATGCCCATCCGAAAAAAGTAAGTATGTAGGAATGGGAGCAACTGTGTTTTTTACAGGATTGCTCGCGGCTATTTCCTCCGCTTATGCGATGTATTTCGTCTTCGATCAAATAGTATGGCCCATTGTCTTTGGTTTGGTATGGGGATTAATGATTTTCAATTTGGATAGATTCATTGTGCTAAGCATGAGGAAATCTCATGAGTCAAAGGAGTATATCCAAGCTATTCCACGAATGATACTGGCTATTCTAATCGCCTTGGTAATATCCAAACCACTTGAATTAAAGGTTTTTGAAAAGGAAATAGCAACCGAATTGGGACTGATAAAACAGGAATTGCTGGCAAGTAATGAAAAAGCGATTGAAAGCCGGTATAGCGCGAAGACAGATTCTCTTAAATCTGAAAGAGAAATGCTAAATGGAGCTATTGAGAAAAAGGAGATAATAAGAAACGAATTGCTGGACATAGCCAGGCAAGAAGCAGATGGTACTGGTGGAAGTGGAAAGGTGAACCCCGGTCCCATCTATCAAATCAAAAAAAGAAATGCAGATCAAGCCCAAGCTGAGTTAGATGAATTGATTGCGAAAAATGAATCCGTTGAACAACAAATTGACGCAGAACTTAAGCAATTGGATCTATCAATGAAAAATGACCTTAATCAAATTGAAGTGAATAACATCAATGGGATTTCCTTTCAGCTAACCGCATTGAATAGGTTGGGGGGTAAATATGATACCATTTATTACGCGAATGTCTTTATCATTTTATTATTTATCATGTTAGAAATTGCACCAATTATGGCCAAATTGATTTCACCCAGGGGTCCTTACGATGATTTGCTAGAAGTGCATGAAAAGCACTTTGAGAGCTACCGGAAGGAGAAAGTGTACAAATCAGACAAGAGGGTGGAAGAATATATAATGACTCAGGTTAATTAG
- a CDS encoding glycosyltransferase: MTHLKYSIIIPVYNRPDEMKEMLDSLKNQTIKPFEIILVEDGSDQKSDFLIDRYDLPINYFFKKNTGPGDSRNFGMKKAKGEYFLFFDSDCVLPEDYFENLDHAIVEIQPDAFGGPDAAHPSFSNVQKAINYAMTSFFTTGGIRGGKKQLDKYQPRSFNMGLKKEVYEKVGGFSDIHPGEDPDLSFRIMDAGYKVSLIREAVVFHKRRIDFEKFIKQVYKFGVVRVILNRWYPGTGKVVYMLPSLFLLGTLGLLLLIPSTGGYSLLPLSLFIGLIGLDAWRSNSFIVAVLAIPAAFIQLLGYGFGYLKSQIKLNLLGQAERQVFPSFFFDKK; this comes from the coding sequence ATGACCCATCTAAAGTATTCCATAATTATTCCGGTTTATAATCGTCCTGATGAAATGAAGGAGATGCTTGATAGTTTGAAAAATCAAACAATCAAGCCATTTGAGATTATCTTGGTAGAAGATGGTTCGGATCAGAAGTCTGATTTTTTGATAGACAGATATGACTTGCCAATTAATTACTTCTTCAAAAAAAACACAGGGCCTGGAGATAGTAGAAATTTTGGAATGAAAAAGGCAAAAGGAGAATACTTCCTCTTTTTTGATTCAGATTGTGTGCTTCCTGAAGATTACTTCGAGAATTTGGACCATGCGATTGTCGAGATACAGCCAGATGCCTTTGGAGGGCCAGATGCTGCACATCCCAGTTTCTCAAATGTGCAAAAGGCGATTAATTATGCGATGACTTCCTTTTTTACCACAGGAGGAATACGTGGTGGCAAGAAGCAATTAGACAAATATCAACCCCGAAGTTTCAACATGGGACTTAAAAAAGAAGTTTATGAAAAAGTGGGTGGTTTTTCTGACATTCATCCGGGAGAAGATCCAGATTTAAGTTTTCGAATAATGGATGCGGGATACAAAGTTTCCCTGATTCGCGAAGCAGTAGTTTTTCATAAGCGAAGAATTGATTTTGAAAAATTCATCAAGCAAGTGTACAAGTTTGGTGTAGTTAGAGTGATTTTGAATCGTTGGTATCCCGGTACTGGTAAGGTGGTCTATATGCTACCGTCTCTATTTCTGTTGGGAACGTTGGGATTGCTGTTGTTGATACCCTCAACTGGAGGATATAGTTTATTGCCTTTGAGTTTGTTTATCGGGTTGATTGGGCTAGATGCCTGGAGGTCCAATTCTTTCATAGTTGCCGTGCTGGCTATTCCTGCAGCTTTTATCCAATTGTTAGGCTATGGGTTCGGTTATCTAAAATCTCAAATCAAATTGAATTTACTTGGCCAAGCCGAACGTCAAGTTTTTCCATCCTTTTTTTTTGACAAAAAATAA
- a CDS encoding NADH:flavin oxidoreductase/NADH oxidase family protein, which translates to MDIHDSLQLPCGAVLKNRLAKAAMTERFSVGDLKPNQRHYTLYENWAKEGSGLLITGNVMLEKAHLESAGNVVMHKEFLPELKKWAKAATSGGNHCWTQISHSGRQTSIFNNLRPVSASNVKLKKLGFFAKPRALETSEIEGLVEKYATAAELSKQAGFTGIQIHAAHGYLISQFLSPITNKRTDEWGGNLENRTRFLFEIVKATRSCVGPDFPIGVKLNSSDFQKGGFSEEDSLWVIKQLEELGIDLLEISGGTYENAEFLLAENVRQSTKKREAYFLDFAEKVRKESSIPLMVTGGIRSLEFCNEALNENLLDVVGMARPYLLYDNFAGRFLAGEVTPGPFSIRTGIKAFEDMAEAGFYNLQLDRLGRGKTINKNYSAARSAFHLIKHEFVKALANKFAG; encoded by the coding sequence ATGGATATACACGATTCTTTACAATTGCCATGTGGTGCAGTGCTCAAGAATAGGCTCGCTAAGGCCGCAATGACCGAACGCTTCTCGGTTGGAGATTTAAAACCAAACCAAAGACACTATACCCTGTATGAAAACTGGGCTAAAGAAGGCTCGGGACTATTGATTACAGGAAATGTAATGCTTGAAAAAGCTCATTTGGAATCCGCTGGAAATGTGGTGATGCATAAAGAGTTTTTACCAGAACTGAAGAAGTGGGCAAAAGCGGCAACTTCAGGAGGTAATCATTGTTGGACTCAGATCTCTCATAGTGGTCGGCAGACTTCAATTTTCAATAATTTGAGACCAGTTTCCGCTTCTAATGTCAAATTAAAAAAGCTAGGATTTTTTGCGAAGCCTAGAGCTTTAGAGACCAGTGAAATCGAAGGGTTAGTTGAGAAATATGCCACTGCAGCAGAATTGTCGAAGCAAGCGGGATTTACAGGCATTCAGATACACGCGGCACATGGCTATCTTATTAGTCAATTTTTGTCACCTATTACCAATAAAAGAACTGACGAGTGGGGTGGAAATCTGGAAAATAGAACGAGGTTTCTATTTGAAATTGTCAAAGCTACAAGGAGTTGCGTAGGTCCTGATTTTCCAATAGGTGTGAAGTTGAACTCTTCCGATTTTCAGAAAGGTGGGTTTAGTGAGGAGGATTCGCTTTGGGTGATTAAACAACTTGAGGAATTGGGTATTGATTTGTTGGAGATCTCTGGAGGCACTTATGAGAATGCAGAATTTTTACTGGCGGAGAATGTAAGGCAATCAACAAAAAAAAGAGAGGCATATTTTCTGGATTTCGCAGAAAAGGTAAGGAAAGAAAGCAGTATTCCCCTTATGGTTACTGGTGGTATTCGTTCGCTTGAATTCTGCAATGAAGCCTTGAATGAAAATTTGCTGGATGTTGTGGGTATGGCAAGACCTTACTTGCTCTATGATAATTTTGCCGGTAGGTTTTTAGCTGGAGAGGTAACTCCTGGCCCCTTTTCTATAAGAACCGGAATAAAGGCATTTGAAGATATGGCAGAGGCGGGTTTCTATAATTTGCAATTGGACCGTTTAGGGCGAGGTAAAACAATCAATAAAAACTATTCAGCAGCGAGGTCAGCATTTCATTTGATAAAACATGAATTTGTAAAAGCGCTAGCCAATAAATTTGCAGGTTAG
- a CDS encoding 2-oxo acid dehydrogenase subunit E2, which translates to MAEVIKMPKMSDTMEEGVIASWLKKVGDEVKSGDILAEVETDKATMELESYDDGVLLHIGVEEKSAVPVDGVIAIIGEKGEKIDDLLASLSGSSAPAAKEETPAAAPAPAAAAEKIDTSGINAQVIKMPKMSDTMTEGVIASWIKNVGDDVKSGDILAEVETDKATMELESYDDGVLLYRAVEAGNGVPVDGVIAIIGEKGADFETLLKAEAANAEAPAQEEKKETAPAPAAAPKAAAPAPAVQAAPVANSNGRVIASPLAKSLAKEKGYDISLIPGTGDGGRIIKRDVEAFVPSAVPAAGGVAATGAFGVESYEDVPASQMRKAIAKGVTASQFGAPHFYLTMEIDMDKTIEARASINELAPVKISFNDIIIKAVAAALRKHPDVNTYWISETNSIRKNNHISVGVAMATEEGLVVPVVKFADTKTLAQISAEVKDFGAKAKAKKIQLDEMQGNTFTVSNLGMFGIEQFTSIINAPESCILAVGGIKQTPVVKNGEIVPGNVMKITLTCDHRTVDGAVGSAFLQTLKGFIEDPVRILI; encoded by the coding sequence ATGGCGGAAGTAATTAAGATGCCGAAGATGAGCGACACCATGGAAGAAGGTGTAATCGCGTCTTGGCTAAAAAAAGTAGGGGATGAAGTAAAATCTGGAGACATCTTGGCTGAGGTTGAAACCGACAAAGCCACTATGGAATTAGAATCTTACGATGATGGCGTATTACTTCACATCGGAGTAGAAGAAAAGTCCGCCGTTCCTGTAGATGGCGTGATTGCCATCATTGGTGAAAAAGGTGAAAAAATTGATGACCTTTTGGCCAGTCTCTCTGGCTCATCAGCGCCAGCAGCCAAAGAAGAAACTCCAGCCGCAGCACCGGCTCCAGCTGCTGCAGCAGAAAAAATTGACACTTCTGGTATCAACGCTCAGGTAATTAAAATGCCAAAAATGAGCGATACCATGACAGAAGGCGTTATCGCTTCATGGATTAAGAATGTTGGAGATGATGTGAAATCTGGCGACATCTTAGCTGAAGTAGAAACAGATAAGGCTACTATGGAACTGGAATCATACGACGACGGTGTCCTATTATATAGAGCGGTAGAAGCCGGCAACGGCGTTCCTGTGGATGGCGTAATTGCTATCATTGGCGAAAAAGGAGCTGACTTTGAAACATTGCTAAAAGCAGAAGCTGCAAATGCTGAAGCTCCAGCTCAAGAAGAAAAGAAAGAAACTGCCCCAGCACCGGCTGCTGCACCAAAAGCCGCCGCACCTGCACCAGCAGTTCAAGCCGCTCCGGTAGCTAATTCTAATGGAAGAGTAATTGCTAGTCCATTGGCAAAAAGCCTGGCTAAAGAAAAAGGATATGATATTTCGCTTATCCCAGGCACTGGCGATGGAGGAAGAATTATCAAAAGAGACGTTGAAGCCTTTGTTCCTTCAGCAGTTCCGGCCGCAGGTGGCGTAGCTGCAACAGGCGCATTTGGAGTAGAAAGCTACGAAGATGTACCAGCTTCTCAAATGAGAAAGGCTATCGCCAAAGGAGTGACAGCTAGTCAGTTTGGTGCACCTCACTTCTACTTGACCATGGAAATTGACATGGACAAAACGATAGAAGCTAGAGCCAGCATCAACGAATTGGCACCTGTCAAGATTTCATTCAATGATATTATCATTAAGGCCGTAGCAGCTGCATTGAGAAAACACCCTGATGTAAACACTTATTGGATTAGTGAAACCAATAGTATCAGAAAAAACAATCACATCAGTGTTGGGGTAGCTATGGCAACTGAAGAGGGTCTTGTTGTGCCTGTTGTAAAATTTGCTGACACTAAAACATTGGCTCAGATTTCAGCTGAAGTAAAAGATTTTGGAGCAAAAGCAAAAGCTAAGAAAATTCAACTGGATGAGATGCAAGGCAATACTTTCACTGTATCTAATTTAGGCATGTTTGGCATTGAGCAGTTCACTTCTATTATCAATGCGCCTGAGTCTTGTATTCTGGCTGTAGGTGGAATCAAACAAACTCCTGTCGTGAAAAATGGGGAGATTGTACCTGGCAATGTGATGAAGATCACTTTGACTTGTGATCACAGAACAGTAGATGGCGCTGTTGGATCTGCTTTCCTTCAAACACTGAAAGGATTTATCGAAGACCCAGTAAGAATCTTGATATAA